One window from the genome of Desulfobaccales bacterium encodes:
- the ligD gene encoding non-homologous end-joining DNA ligase has translation MSPSPSQPRAAVPAFTGPEMLAARLAPMLAYFSPPFDSPRHLFEIKWDGTRCLLFLDNGKIRLQNRRLEDITGRYPELTGLAADLKARTAILDGELVVLEDGRPSFPLLQQREQVADPLKISLLARRLPATYVAFDLLLLDDRPRYLLPLEERRALLEGCLQESPRLVLSRAVPEHGRAFFAQAVAQGFEGAMAKAKDSPYLIGTRSRYWLKIKPRLTEECVIIGYTIGKGGRGESFGALLAASPEGGRLVYRGRVGSGFSEALLQELTGRLKALEVEAPPLPGVRVRGARWVRPELRALISYQEKTAGGHFRAPVFVRLLD, from the coding sequence ATGAGCCCTTCCCCCTCCCAGCCCCGGGCCGCCGTTCCCGCCTTCACCGGGCCGGAGATGCTCGCCGCCCGCTTGGCCCCCATGCTGGCCTATTTCTCGCCCCCCTTTGACTCGCCCCGCCATCTCTTCGAGATCAAATGGGACGGCACCCGCTGCCTCCTCTTCCTGGACAACGGCAAAATCCGTCTGCAAAACCGCCGCCTGGAGGACATTACCGGCCGCTATCCGGAGCTGACCGGCCTCGCCGCAGACCTCAAGGCCCGCACTGCCATCCTGGACGGGGAGCTGGTGGTGTTGGAAGACGGGCGGCCCTCCTTTCCCCTGCTGCAGCAGCGGGAGCAGGTGGCCGACCCCCTGAAGATCAGCCTCCTGGCCCGGCGGCTGCCCGCCACCTACGTGGCCTTCGACCTCCTCTTGCTGGATGACCGGCCCCGTTACCTCCTGCCTTTGGAGGAGCGCCGGGCTTTGCTGGAGGGCTGCCTTCAGGAATCCCCCCGGCTGGTGCTTTCCCGGGCCGTGCCGGAACATGGCCGGGCCTTTTTTGCCCAGGCGGTGGCCCAGGGCTTTGAGGGCGCCATGGCCAAGGCCAAGGACAGCCCCTATCTCATCGGCACCCGCTCCCGCTACTGGTTGAAGATCAAACCCCGCCTGACGGAAGAATGCGTCATCATCGGCTATACCATAGGCAAAGGCGGCCGGGGGGAGAGCTTCGGGGCGCTTTTGGCGGCCAGCCCCGAAGGCGGGCGGCTGGTGTACCGGGGCCGGGTGGGGAGCGGTTTTTCCGAGGCCCTGCTTCAGGAGCTGACCGGGCGCCTCAAGGCCCTGGAGGTGGAGGCCCCGCCTCTTCCCGGCGTGCGGGTCAGGGGCGCCCGCTGGGTGAGGCCGGAGCTCCGGGCGCTTATCAGCTACCAGGAGAAGACCGCCGGCGGCCATTTCCGGGCCCCGGTCTTTGTCCGCCTGCTGGATTGA